The following proteins come from a genomic window of Lycium ferocissimum isolate CSIRO_LF1 chromosome 4, AGI_CSIRO_Lferr_CH_V1, whole genome shotgun sequence:
- the LOC132054022 gene encoding uncharacterized protein LOC132054022, with amino-acid sequence MACSVFLLLVVCLPFIINSQDRAFTNESPVPFSPEAYSFFHPKAQQQTTSNENLCDSSDCSEFPRASNVQSNLAYESLSPPEGGGIGLGCGGMTGIPTGFVFAILIAVGILFVIITRRHNSSNTNTAQLNA; translated from the coding sequence ATGGCTTGTTCAGTtttcttgcttcttgttgtttGCTTACCATTCATTATTAATTCTCAAGATAGAGCTTTCACTAATGAAAGCCCTGTTCCTTTCTCACCAGAAGCATACTCATTTTTTCACCCAAAAGCTCAACAACAAACCACTAGTAATGAAAATTTATGTGATTCATCAGATTGTTCTGAATTTCCTAGAGCATCGAATGTGCAGTCAAATCTTGCATATGAAAGTTTATCACCACCAGAAGGTGGTGGGATTGGACTTGGATGTGGTGGGATGACTGGAATTCCTACCGGTTTTGTGTTTGCTATTCTTATAGCAGTTGGGATTCTGTTTGTGATCATCACACGAAGACACAACTCCAGTAACACTAATACAGCTCAGCTTAATGCTTGA